One Nicotiana tabacum cultivar K326 chromosome 23, ASM71507v2, whole genome shotgun sequence genomic window, AAAATGTTAGCAAATTAGACAATACATGACCAACTAAAATACTAAGCCAAACATGCCTTTTAATAGAAACATTCCAAAGAGTACTTTGCCACACTTAGAAAAACCATTATTTCCTTTCCAAATTTCCCTTCCAAATGTAGTAACACTTCCCATCCTTAGACCTTTCAAGAATTCAACATAACTATATAAGACATGATTAATTTCTCCATTATCATTCACCCCATTGTTattagaaggaaaagaaaagaaaggaaaggaaaatgGGGAGAGGGAAAATTGAGATTAAGATGATTGAAAATACAAATAGTAGGCAAGTTACTTTTTCAAAAAGAAGGCAAGGATTGATGAAAAAAGCTAAGGAATTGGCTATTCTTTGTGATGCTGAGGTTGGTGTTCTTGTTTTCTCCAACACTGGAAAGCTTTATCAATTTGCTAGTTCCAggtaaaatttaatttaattaattcatCTTTATCTTTTATATATAAGATTTGTCATatctttgtgtgtgtgtgtgtttgtgtgtgtgtttatatatatatatatatatatatatataaacaaaaataaaaattaaaaggcaGTCTGGTGCATAAAGTATTCCGTGTTCACGCCGGGTTGGGGGAAGGGGCGACCcctaaggggtgtgatgtaggcaacCTACCCTAATGTAGGCGTTAGGGATTGATTCCACGACTCGAACTGACCTATAGGTCATCCGGAGATAATTTTACCGTTAGTTCAAGACTCCCCTTCCACACtggttaattatgtatttatatataagattttatttcttttgttgttcACCTGTGTTGTGAGACTCCTGTTAGTATAAAGATGAAttcttttttctgatttttttttctttctgattgtGGGGTATGTTTAATTGATTTAatcattttcctaattttttaataataaaagttgagaaaggattaaaaaaatacattttcttcctatttttgtCCTTTGCGTGATCAAATTTGATagaaaacgaaaaaaataaaaataaaaaactaaaatggtttattttgtttgaataaaTAGAAAGTGTTCTAGTAGTGAAAGATTCTAAAAATGCTTAACAAGTACACTATAGAGCCCAAAATGGATTGAAATACTTTTATTTATGCAATAAAATTTCTAAAAGTTGATAGGTTATTCCATTAATAATATGAATTCTTGTTGGGATGGGCCATAATTTTGAGAAAACTACCCTATATAGCCctttaaaattttaatagcccatgttTTTGTCCATTGACACAAAATGGCCCTTCGACCCAAACATATTATATTTAATAGCCCGaaatgtctattttgtatatattttgtatagtgacagtctattttgtatatttgttatatagtgacagtttattttatatagtgataatctattttgtatattttttgtatagtgacagtctatttagtatatattttgtatagtgacagtctattttatatataattttgtatagtgacagtctatttaatatatttttgtatagtgacagtttattttgtatatattttgtatagtgacagtctatttagtatatattttgtatacgacggtctatttttgtatatatttcaaGGTTATGCATAATGAATATTCAGTGATATCCaggtttttcttttttatctCCATATACAAACACACACTCATTCATCTCCAGATTCTTTGAAGCTAATTTGAGCTGAATCGCCATTATCTATGCTATCTTCTTTCCACTAAACAACCTGCGCTCTATCGTCTACTTCTCCAACTCTCTCAAAGACTTCCAAATTGCTAAATGGAAGCTTTACAATCTTCATTTCTCTGCTCAACTCCACCGAAAACCCTATCTCACAAACCCAAATCAAAACACGCCAAAAACTCACTTTCCGGCGACAACTGATTTTGCATATGATTGGTGGAAGATTGGAACGGCTCGATGGCAACAAAATCTACCGTGTTTGAGCAAATTTAGGCTAGCCATTATAATTTATTTGAAGCTATAAATTGTACGCCTTAATTCATGGCTAGCGAATGATAATTGTTTCCACCGATAGGCTGCAAATGAAATTTGCTCTAAATAGTAGGTTAGGTTTACAATAGTATAAGTAATGAAATAGCCCAACAAAAGATATGGGATTTCATTTATCACAATCATTTTTTTGAACCATCAATTGCCCATACCGAGCGGCCCAAATAAAGCGGGGGGGGGGGTACACGTTTGGTAGCTCAACCAAAAATATTAGCATGCACTGGTCAATATAGATTATAcaccatttatatatatattatacatatgtCAGTTAATAAACGGTTATACAGTATAAAaatttctttctttaaaaaaaaggatCTACGAAGGGGAAGGgcgaaaaagagaaagaaaattaaaCTCATATTCATTGTGAAAGATCTAACCGATACTATTAGACTATAAGCTTTGACGGTGTCGGGCTATCGGTATTCGTCTTTCCTTTGTACCATTGAAACTCAAGTTCATTGTGAAATATAGACATATATTGCAAGTTATAATCTCACTTATCGCGAACGATTACCTATATTTATTTCTTAGATAACTAAATTATGTGTATAGAAGTTAAACCATTTTAATATTATTCTTTATTATAAcattttgaaagataaaatcttCACTTTGTATTTTGAAGCATGGAAAACATACTGTCAAGGTACAATAAGGCTCCAGAGTCTTCTGAGCTTACCACAATCGAAAATATGGCAGCAGAGGTAGTAATTAAACAAATATTTATCACATAATTTAACTAATCACATGATTTATTTAAATAAATCATTTCCAATTTAATATTtccaattaattaatttaaaaaatcttGATTTTGTTAAACAAGCATGAGTGGCAGCCTGAAGTGAATGAATTAAGAGCTGAAGTTGCTTTGCTACGTCAGGTGCAaaggtaagtttttcttttaattttctacaatattttccttttgcataaaataaataggaaaaaatTCACTTTAGTCCCTTAAGTTTCAATAATTTGTGTTTTGGCCCTTGTGGTATTTACTTATGCACGTATAAccttcaattaattaaaatgtaCTATTGGTATAAAAATCGGATATAATTTCTAACCCTatgccccccctcccccctccccccaaacaataacaacaacccagtgggatcccacaagtagggtctggggaggataatgtGTACGCTGACTTTACCCCTACCCCTGGAAGGCAGAGATGTTATTTTCCGAAAGACTCTCGGTTCGAGAGGAAGAATAGAAACAAGTGAATAGAAACAACAAGGCCAGAAAAATGATATCAACAATGTAAGGATCGGCgagaaaataaatagaagaaagcAATAGCAATAGCCACAAGCAGTGACACGATAAGGTACTAGAAAATCGAAGCAGAAAATAGTACTAAAACAACCCTAATACATGCATTCTAAGAATCGAAGACAATGTACTAGTCAGCTAGCCCTAATAAACCTGGAACATATCAGAAAACATACGACGACCTATTACCCTTCTACCCTAATTTTTGACCTCCATACCCCCCTGTTAAggatcatgtcctcggtaagctgaaaTCGCGCCATGTAAATTAACGAGCGAAAGAGAAATTTTGCAAAATATGGAAGCGTATATTTTAAACGTGCTTTACTAAGGCAGTTTATTTATATATACTGACTCTTTAAAGAATTTTTATACTGTCAAGTTAATTATAAGCTAGttatactaatatatatatagcaaTAAATGTGATtgatataatattaattattgatgatattgataatattatTCTCTATATTTCTGCATATTATATAATGTGAAGTCGGTTAATGGGGAAAGAACTTGAAGGTCTGAACTTCAAAGACTTGCAGCAATTAGAACATCAGCTAACTGAAGGCATTTTAGCAGTTAAAGATAAAAAGGTATATATTAATTACATTTTATTAATTAAGGAGTAGTTATTATATGTACTTCAAAAATTAGTCCTATTTAATACtccgaaaaaaaagaaaaaaaaaggaaggaagcATATTATATTGCTcttgaatttatttattttgctaTATATATTTTCAGGAACAAGTATTGttgggaaaaattgaaaaatcactGCTGCAGGTATACATTTGTGTTAAAATTTAAAAACCCctgtattttgattttttattgacttattttattttttttattggaaaTTTTAAGCTACATCACCATGTTGTTCTGTGAAAGCGGTTGGTTTAGAAGTTCGGCCCAGTGTTTTGGTGTCGTAGGGAAGGGATTGACCTTTCTAAACATCGGTCTAATGACATCATATAATCTATTGAAATAGATTTCGTAAAAACCGGCTATATCCGATCTTAGTTGTCCTTTCACCCCTGGCCATAAATCATCCACGTATTTTGCCACGTATACTTGGGTTGGGTCCTTCAAGGCTTGTTAAAACTTTTTTCAACGTGCTTATGTTTAGATTGATCAGTGTGGATTTTATCGCTTTTTCATTCAAAATTTCATTTCCTCTAACAAAATTGCAATactttttcaagtaaaatgcatgtATAAACACAATTTCAAATACCTTTTATCAATCTAACtccaaaaacttttttttttgttttgaaaatcacATTTTTTGTGTCCAAATACCTACTAAAATACTtggtcattttctttttctttttctttgtttttctgcaTGGCAGGAGGAAAAGGTTTCACTAGAAAATGAAGCCCTGCGTGAACAGGTATGCCCTTAAGTCTATATTCTAATTCTACATTTAATtgtattttaatattataattgtggttttatagttattttttcctaatttcagtataatatttacctttttatttgttaaatctgtaaacttattttttgtttattcaGATTGAGGAACTAAGACGCAGCTCCAGGCATTGTCAAGAAAGAGCTTTAGCTTTGGAGAATACAGTTTGTGATTCAGACACTTGTTTGCGCTTAGGGTAATTATAAACTTTAAttacattttttatttaattaaattacttatGTTACTAGTTACACACACATGTATTCTTAGTCTTCATctaataattattaaattataattCCTATATAACTCGTTTATGAACCAAACGACCCTTAATGatctcattttaaaaaaaattctactcAAACTATCATGTCAAACCAAAATTTATAAAAGAAACTACTTAAAATATGATGTTCCTCCTTTAaaatatttacaaattattatatgAAAACCCATTTGAAGACAAATTTAAAATTTCTTATTCTTATTTGGGATCTTTATCCAAATGACTGGTCAGATtcactatttactttttctagtcgGTATACatagatattatatatatatatatatatatatatatatatatatatattatacatctgCCGATTATTTTTTGTTTAAGCGAGTGAATGAacaattatttaaattaattcttcttagatatcatttttaaaattttctactcCAAATTATCATGTCAAACCAAAATTGGTACAAAACTACTTAAAATATGATGTTCCtcctttaaaatatttataatatatgCTATGAAAACTAACTTAGAGgacaaattcaattttttttttttttgggatctTTATCCAAATAGCTGGTCAGATTCACTATTTACTTTTTTTAGccggtatacataaattatatatcattatatacatattatatactatatatatatatatatatatatatatatatatatatatatatatatatatatattatatatatgtcGATTATTTTTTGTTTAAGCGAGTGAATGAacaattatttaaattaattcttcttagatatcatttttaaaattttctactcCAAATTATCATGTCAAACCAAAATTGGTACAAAACTACTTAAAATATGATGTTCCTCCtttaaaatatttatcatttatgataTGAAAACTAACTTAGAGGACAAATTTAAAATTTCTTATTCTTATTTCGAACCTTTATATAAATAGTCTATCAGATTCACTATTTATTTTTCCTAACCGATATACATAggatatacatatattatacataaattatacatctGTCAATTATTTTaagtttaagcaagtaggtgaataattatttaaattatttcttcttattttttcttacaGGCTACCAGTTGATACAAGTCAGAAAATGATAATACCAAAGATGGAAAGTACTTCCAATGATGCTCAAAATACAATGATTTTGGAGTGATATCTTCTTGCATTAGACATTTCTCTATTACAGTTTTAAATTAAGACTATTTCTTATATTACTATTGCTTAACTTGGATTTAGCTAAATTTTAATTATCAAGTTAATTTTTTTCACACATTTCTTCTTTTACTCAGTCTATGTATGACTAGAACTAGTTGCAAAAGTTGGTAAGGCTCAGTCCTATCAAGAATGGAGAGGACTTAAATTAATCTTCTTGAACTTTTTTTGATTATTTCATGTCAATTTTTGTTTGTTATGTTCTTGAAATGTTATTTGTAGTTGTGCAATGGCCACTTCATCTGCTTTGATAATTTATGAGAATTATTTTTTTGGGTCGAGGACATTATCCTAGATAAGAAGATGTGGAGGTTGAGGATTAGAGTAGTCGGTTAGGTAGTCTAAATTGTTCATATCGATAGTATTAGTACATACTCTTGCTTTCTATTGGTATTGGGTTTCTATGACTACCTGTCGTTTCttgcattttggtcattttactatCTTTTTGTTATTTATGTTGCTTTTACATGGCTTATCGCTGTTGttccttcttgtttttcttttcattaatgtggtgcttatactttCTTGAGTcgagagtctattggaaacaacttcTTTATTTCTACAAAATAGGGATAAGGTCTGTGTATACACTACCCTCTATAAATCCTATTATGTGGGATTATATtgagtatgttattgttgttggacTTTTTTGAATCGAGACCGTAAATGAAGAGCATCTTGGTAAACATGGTATTACTCCCTAAGTAGGCATATTTGAAGCGAAGCTGATCAGTCGAAGCAATGAGTTTCGAATATCgaatgtttaaatattttttaaataacaatatgtatttagttatttttttcaTTGTTAGATCAATAATTAATTTGCATATTCTAAATCAAAATTCCCTTATTTTGACAAACAAAATCCTATTTTCACAcggaaatttatttttaaaaagaaaataatgataTGAAATCATTTTATCAACTAATTCACAATTTACGTCATTTTTAGATGTATGGTTTTAATATTTTGCGTTGCATCAACGAATGTCTAtataatttatacatgcacatCGACTCATGACCTAGtgacgttatatatatatatatatatatatatatatatatatatatatatatatatatatatatatatatatttgtggtCACCCCTTCTTTTAAAGTACACATCATTCTTTAGTAACtaatttttttctaaattaaGTATTAGCAGGCATTAATCTAATCATGGCTTTAttagtcaagcaaatgaagaagaGTTCGATAAGATTGTTcattaatttaataataattcTCTGATAATAGTTGCATGCCCACTTTACTATATTGATCCatacttttaaaaaatatttgctATGCTACAGCTGACAAATCAAATATATCCAACTTTTGTTTATTGTTACCTAGTATATGATATCTTACTTTGAATAAACAGGGACAAATATATGGGACAACTGTACAAATAGCTATTTTCAAggatgctatttagagattagccaGTACTTATTTTAttctgaaattttaaactaaaaatcttaacttcaagATAACTCAGGACATTTTTATtctgaaaaattaaaattcaggacGCTGTGGCTAATTCCTCAACAACAATCCTTTAGAGTGGCTAACTGgtgtcaacaacaacaacaacaaacccagtgaaatTTCacacgtggggtctggggagggtaatgtatacgtaaaccttacccctaccttatgaagaaagagaggttattttcgatagatcctcggctcaagAATGACTAACTGGTGTCATTTCTACCAAATATATCCCTCTCCTTTTTGGGGTGAAAATCATCTACACCCTcaatttgctttaaaaattaaacTCCCCCCTTCTACTTTAAACAATTGTCATTTTTCCCCATTTCTTAGTTGACTTTTTTTAAATACCTATTTTAACCTTTATATTTTCAAcatttatttctttttgtttttaatgTTTTACCTTTGTAGCATCAtgatatctttttcttttctaatatTTATATTATGTACCTATATAACAACTAAATTTAATTTTCAAAttgaaaaagtaaaaaatgaTAACTAAGCATATAATTTAATGATGTTGAATAATAAAAAGGAtgagcaaaataaaaaaaaataatcttatcaaTAATGTTATTAATagcaattattatttttaaaatcatttacACTATCGAGAATAAAAAATAGTGAGAACCTTATAAATATATGCTCGATGCAGGTAATACAAAAtcttataattattaaaaataaagtaGATTTTATAACAAACTTCTAAAAGACTATCTATTTAATACTTAAAAAATATAACCTAGATATACTTAATGCGCGttatattaaataaaaattataaaagtaTGATAGATTTTGTGACAAATTTTAAAAAGGactattctatttataattttaataaatttaaatttataataatatataacataatttaaattataggtaaaatcataaaaatagcaTATACAATAAGAAAAGATTGAGGATGGAATTGAAAATAACAAGGGCAACATAGACATTGTGtaggattttttttttgggggggggggggatgataaTTGTTCATAGTTGAGGGAGGAGTTTGATTTTTAAAGCAAAGTTAGGGAGTGTAAATGATTATTTCACCCCCTTTTTTGGGCCACATAATGAAATATAAAATTCCTCGTGTATAAAACATAAcaaattttttttaatcaaataaCATTTTTGTCCATGATAATATAGTTTTCATCCTTAAAAATTGTTATTGGACAATTCAATATGTGATCAGAATATTCTAATGATTGTGATATTACTTTGTGTGTTTAACATACAATCTTTAAAATGTGGAAAATAATTATGTCTAAAATCAACCAATTGtaccacttttttttttttgacttttttattttttttcctttccaacACACATGGGATCGCTAGTTATTAAAACACCAAGTGTGAGCACCATATTATAGTAAAGGAAGTAAAAAATTTATTAGATTTTTGTGAAATTTATACTATGTGGGAGGTGAAAATAAATAGTATATATTTCCAAACGTCATAttgcttagtttttttttttttttttaatgttgttCGAGTAGATATACCAACATCTCTCAACAATCTTAATTAGTAATCATTTAAATTGGTTTTTGTAATAATGATATTGCGATCAAGTGATGAAAATTCAAGATGATTAGTATTAATAAAATATTGAAGCTAAAATTTCttgaaaatattaattaaataattaatgaaCCCTTAAAAGTTTGCTTAAAGTGCAAATTACCTTTACGAACCCAATTGtaatacttttaatttttctttctattttgaagataatttccataataattttctCAGTTACTTTTTGGATTTGAGTTATACAATGCTAGTGTAGTTTGACATGTTATAATAAGTTAATTATCATTTTCATTAAATTATTAACTAATATTGATTATTGCAAGTTTAACTGTTTGTAccatataaataatttattacgTAAATATTTTACTTCGTCagtatataaaagttaaacttttcttcttataaaattttattttgtacataaataatcaaataaaggAAGATGGTGATGCAAAGGAAGATGTGCttatggaaaagaaaaagaatttaatATGTGCTTAATAAGGAAAGAGTCGACGTGTCAGGATTAATGAAAGTCAATTTAATCCAGGCCGTTTAATTGAGGTTAGGCCACCAATcctatattaaaaaatatatttttatttgtccaTTGTGGACAGTAAAAGTGAACGAAGGAGCAATAAAGGTTGTGGTCGAGTACTGACAATTACTTCTTAAACCCTAACCAAATGTTTCGGGTTCGAACTCTGAGTTTGAAGTTGTTTTTGTTAGGGAGTATTTTATTTAATGTAGGACTTTTTGACACGAATTTGAATTTAGTCGGACCTCAATATAAATACCGTACACCGgatagaaaacaaaaaaaagtgaAAGGGATAGGAAACGAGATAACGGAATGACATTCACCTGAAGGATTATATACGAGTATATATTTTTGAACTTTAATTTAGATTAAATGAAAATAAGATAAGTATATAGGGTTGAAAGAGAAATTTTACTATGTGAGTCACATAACCAATATTATTTATGTGAGTTTAATTTATTTCTTGACAAGTGAACTCATATTCCTACTTACTTATTTTAAAGCATAAGCTAAAAAATGCAATGTTTAAGCCTACTCTTTTTTCTAATTATggacaataaaagaaaaagaagaaagaaaacgatctcttttattatattatcatattattataataaaataaaataaaaaaacaaaccaAGTTGAAAGAATGCATTATGATCTATGCAGTCTTCAACGCAATAAACAAGTTGAGAATAGCAATTACACTAAAATATCTCTAATCGCATTATCTAATAATTCAATTACTTAGTACAAGAAAAGAATAACTATGTCAaactgaaaaaagaaaatgagttttaaaaagaaaaggatGAAATAGTTAACGTGATAGTCCCACACAGCCTATACTTCTTCAGCAAAGTGATCCTTCATATTTTTTTAGCACAAAGTGTATGTTTTCTTCTTCATCGTAGAATGGATCCTAAGAAATTAGATTttcaataaaaaatattttttatcaaaGAGCAGACCTAGAAATCGTTGATCCTGAGagagtttttcttttttcttttttctttttcttttattgtccATTAGTTAATCCTCTAATTAGGAAAGAGAATAGACTTAAATATTACCTTTTTAGCTTATACTTTAAAATAAGTAGGAACATTAATCCACTtgtcaaaaaataaattaaactcACATaattaattgtcacgacccaaaatctcaccagtcTTGATGGCGCTTATCTCAATATTAGGAAAGCCCACAATCTTATTAAACCACCATATctattaaatttgaaaacaaaataattaaattcagcaaatacaaatataatgtctaactgataaaaaaaaatattgtccgaaagtatagaacagtacaataactgaaggaaagagagacaaggtcagcggatgcgagacagctaccttgatagtctccaactggtatCATACTAAGGTCTAACAGTCGGCGTGTCCGGAagcgcctggatctgcacacaaggtgcagagtgtagtatgagtacaaccagctcaataagtaacaagactaacctctgggctgaaagtagtgacgagctccgcgggtacagtccagtataaataatggtacaaaaatgtaggcatgctttcaagttcaacactAAAACTcggtacaagtgaaatagatcaataatacatgatatgaggaatatgatatCTCAGTTGAAAGACCTcctgtaaatactggtcacaaattagtCGGTCACTCGGTATAGTTtatggccaatctagcccaggggtgttccaacccgtatataaatacGTATCGACTGACAGTCAAttactcagtaccgtataaggccaatctacccctgggataatttatccccaaatataaatgatacagacaagatccatgttcaggtaaattcattacaatataaataagtaaggcaagtccatgccctgggaaatccatccctaatatgtataatcatctacgctcactaggggtgtgtacagactccggaggggatccttcaacccaagcgtgatataaagcctctgtggcctactgcaggcgggcagtcccgatccgtataataataaagcctataacgCCTGCTACAGGCgagcaaccccgatccataaaatagtaaagccaataaggcttgTTGCAGGCcggcagccccgatccagaataataataatgtataaagctaTTCTGGCCTGCTGTAGGTGGGCATCCCCAATCCATTTAatgataacatatataaagccagtATGGCCCGCTGCAGCGcacagctcgatcccataaatatcctcacaatggacgaatatgactgagtgtgaaatatacatttttaaaacaattaattaaacagCAAAACGACCCCATGTGtctcaaaatatcggcacgtagcctaaacatgatctttaataagagcctcatctcaatttctctaacacgtgggaaaatgttcagataataacatgattctttaatttttcaactccacagaatttattcaagtcacaatttcaatGTTGCACGTCCACACACTCGTCAACTATCGTGTGTGTCacttccaaacaatttatataacaccaattcggggattcataccctcagaactaagtttagaagtgttacttacctcaaaccatgtaattTCTTACTCCGCTAGGCCCTTGCCTCGTAAATTGGTAtccaaacgtctcgaatctagccacaaataattcgattctgTCAATAAAgtttattggaattaattgcataagaaaatactaatttttcaacaaaatccgaaatttcacccaaaaatcgcccgtggggcccacgtctccgaactcgataaaagttacaaaaccaaaaagtccattcactcacgagtctaaccataccaatttactcaaatccgataataaaatcccattcaaaacctcaaaattctagtccaagaactcttcctcattttccataaatttccatctcaaaacactaattaaatgctgaaaacaatgatatattcgtgtatattgaccaaattcgagttagaatcacttaccccgatgttttcccttgaaaatctctcaaaatttacctctccccgagctccaatttgtcaaaaaaaaaaatagaaaatgggacgaagcccccgttttataacttaaagtttctgtccaAGTGCTGCCCTCGATTTTCATGACTTCGATTTCCTGACCTCGATTTTCTACcctcgattttcatgacctcgattttctGCCATCGATTTTCATGACCTCAATTTTTCAGCCTCGATTTATAGCCTCGATTTTACTAacctcgattttcatgacctcgatttccATGACCTCGATTTTACTGACCTTGATTTCCAACATCGAATTTTCCAGCAGaaaaaaaattccagcagctctttaagtccaaattttgatccgttaaccgtccgaaacccacccgaggcccttaggacctcaaccaaatacaccaacaaatcctaaaatatcatacgaacttagttgaaacctcaaatcacatgaaacaacgctaaaaccacgaatcataccccaattcaagcttaaggaacttaagaatttccaacttctacagtcgatgccgaaacctatcaaatcaatttcgattgacctcaaattttgcacacaagtcataaataatataacagaggtattccaattttcagaatcggattccgaccccgatatcaaaaagtcaacccccggtcaaacttcctaaaaattcgATATTCGTC contains:
- the LOC107826210 gene encoding MADS-box transcription factor 23-like, which encodes MGRGKIEIKMIENTNSRQVTFSKRRQGLMKKAKELAILCDAEVGVLVFSNTGKLYQFASSSMENILSRYNKAPESSELTTIENMAAEHEWQPEVNELRAEVALLRQVQSRLMGKELEGLNFKDLQQLEHQLTEGILAVKDKKEQVLLGKIEKSLLQEEKVSLENEALREQIEELRRSSRHCQERALALENTVCDSDTCLRLGLPVDTSQKMIIPKMESTSNDAQNTMILE